One Erysipelothrix amsterdamensis DNA window includes the following coding sequences:
- a CDS encoding gp53-like domain-containing protein encodes MAWVRKENREIPHSNGIYLEVWYEVGSQSIESNHTAMRWEIGLRSTGSRWNADANSSINQTIYGESYSSSFTYDFRSTDYIVLDSWSWRNVGHNDNGTKTVYYDISVSLVNPLGSGSVRVQGSVVLKTIPRKSHLSSYPSVYSIGDVLSLRIEAKHSSFRHNVYLMYENSDSSNDYWLQQKNIGSGLLTFNVTETQKNSLLNRMPTTSSRKMYLWLTTLNASGNRIGYNIYTITVNIKEADNKITVSGFQLSEANTLVKNGFLQHNSQLRYTYTPNAPIGTSIKSTAIQIEGKNYTNASGVTSVLLKSGLKQKAIITVETKRNRKATFEYLYDVHPYAYPSIQNLTKTRTDSVGNPATLGTYIHIQGVLKFTQLGYNKLRVRILKNSISQAENTYTQNGSLDRLLSGFLVHEQYPLTVELFDGLKTVTYPLFIPTSNVTMSWNETSVGIGMVVNESDKDLLRVKGNIYQRESVQVLDTETGRRRYPIGVGVINFNDYFNDGDYLISSNATASKSYNAPCPYAGILKVRTLRAGQYPSKNGPWMYVMQTYLDLNAIEYQRYMMTDGNGVWNYGKWRTVLSVDEEKINTDNGYIKHQSGRLEVWGRIRIDIKANNRASAVVNFPVSFKDTNYTVVTAANTTAPNGQYHISFEANSTSFMTLYTYRVTTNWIWAHYHVIGRWK; translated from the coding sequence ATGGCTTGGGTAAGAAAAGAAAATCGCGAAATACCGCATTCTAATGGTATTTATCTTGAGGTTTGGTATGAAGTGGGAAGTCAAAGTATTGAGTCAAATCACACAGCGATGCGTTGGGAAATTGGCTTACGTTCAACCGGTTCGCGATGGAATGCGGATGCAAACTCAAGTATCAACCAAACGATTTACGGGGAGTCGTATTCAAGCTCCTTTACCTATGATTTTAGAAGTACCGATTACATCGTATTAGATTCCTGGAGTTGGCGTAATGTTGGCCATAATGACAATGGAACAAAAACAGTTTACTACGATATTTCGGTCTCATTAGTTAATCCATTGGGCAGCGGATCGGTGAGGGTTCAAGGAAGTGTTGTTTTAAAAACAATCCCACGCAAATCGCACTTATCATCCTATCCAAGTGTCTATTCTATTGGGGACGTGCTATCGCTACGTATTGAAGCAAAACACAGTTCGTTTAGACATAATGTTTATTTGATGTACGAAAATAGTGATAGCAGTAACGATTATTGGTTACAGCAAAAAAACATCGGGTCCGGACTGTTGACATTTAATGTTACAGAAACACAAAAGAATAGCTTGCTTAATCGAATGCCTACAACCTCAAGTCGCAAGATGTATCTGTGGCTTACAACCCTTAATGCAAGTGGTAATCGTATTGGCTATAACATCTATACGATTACCGTCAATATTAAAGAAGCGGATAATAAAATTACGGTATCAGGATTTCAACTCAGCGAAGCCAACACCTTAGTGAAAAATGGGTTTCTGCAACACAATTCGCAACTTCGTTATACGTATACACCCAATGCACCGATAGGAACAAGTATTAAATCGACTGCAATTCAAATTGAAGGAAAAAACTATACGAATGCAAGTGGTGTAACGAGTGTCCTTTTGAAATCAGGATTAAAGCAAAAAGCAATCATAACGGTTGAAACCAAACGAAACCGTAAGGCAACCTTTGAGTATCTGTATGACGTACACCCTTATGCGTATCCAAGTATCCAAAATTTAACGAAAACCCGTACCGATTCGGTTGGAAACCCGGCGACATTGGGAACCTACATTCATATTCAAGGCGTATTGAAGTTTACTCAACTTGGTTACAATAAACTTCGTGTCCGTATACTTAAAAACAGTATTTCACAAGCTGAAAACACTTATACCCAAAATGGATCACTTGACCGGTTGTTGAGTGGTTTTTTAGTGCATGAGCAGTATCCCTTAACCGTTGAACTTTTTGACGGTTTAAAAACAGTAACGTATCCACTGTTTATTCCAACCTCAAATGTCACGATGAGTTGGAATGAAACAAGTGTTGGGATTGGAATGGTCGTGAACGAATCCGATAAAGACTTGTTGCGTGTTAAAGGGAATATTTATCAACGTGAGTCGGTACAGGTTCTCGATACGGAAACAGGTCGAAGACGTTATCCAATCGGTGTTGGGGTGATAAATTTTAACGACTACTTCAACGATGGAGACTATCTCATCAGTTCGAATGCCACTGCATCCAAGTCATACAACGCACCGTGTCCGTATGCAGGAATCCTTAAAGTTCGCACATTAAGAGCAGGGCAATATCCCAGTAAAAATGGCCCATGGATGTATGTGATGCAAACCTATCTCGATCTAAATGCCATAGAGTACCAACGCTATATGATGACGGATGGTAATGGTGTTTGGAACTACGGAAAGTGGCGCACGGTATTATCAGTTGATGAAGAAAAAATAAATACTGACAACGGGTATATTAAACATCAAAGTGGACGCTTGGAAGTGTGGGGCCGCATTCGAATTGACATCAAGGCTAATAATCGCGCTTCTGCTGTAGTTAATTTTCCGGTTTCGTTTAAAGATACCAACTATACCGTTGTAACTGCAGCAAACACAACAGCACCAAATGGTCAATATCATATTTCTTTTGAAGCGAATAGCACATCTTTTATGACGTTATATACATATCGTGTGACAACCAATTGGATTTGGGCCCATTACCACGTAATTGGCCGTTGGAAATAG
- a CDS encoding phage holin family protein, with amino-acid sequence MSELLNELLNLLRPTLITAGTIILSFLGMKMKKYYNVKISLEQQKQITNIVKAAVMFVEQVAGEHVLSVDKLSMSKHRAKVNLNQVGIDITDEELTMWIEAFVGGLNHKDALQINEGGHHDII; translated from the coding sequence ATGAGTGAATTATTAAATGAATTATTAAATCTATTGCGTCCAACTTTAATCACAGCTGGAACAATTATTTTAAGTTTTTTAGGGATGAAAATGAAAAAATACTACAATGTTAAGATATCTTTAGAACAACAAAAACAAATTACGAATATTGTGAAAGCCGCGGTCATGTTTGTGGAGCAAGTTGCGGGAGAACATGTGTTGTCGGTTGATAAATTAAGCATGTCGAAACATCGTGCAAAAGTGAACCTCAATCAAGTCGGTATTGATATTACCGATGAGGAACTGACGATGTGGATTGAAGCCTTTGTGGGAGGTTTAAATCATAAAGACGCCTTGCAAATTAATGAAGGAGGTCATCATGATATCATTTAA
- a CDS encoding CHAP domain-containing protein, producing MISFKIRTTGSDLHRLPEYNSYANGTMNPYHDEFAPLSVQGTMSGLKNEYALGNCTWYAFGRMLEVFTIRPDYPWCRWDAKRWGDGDGAVSSDKPEVGGIVVFGVSGDPDDYGHVAFIEKIENGRAYLSESAYSERTNGFLFKYGRSIQDVEHQWGMKVIRYLAPLKPATSYEAPVPSKNTKGKYINLLPLKDYPRYGTYDMGVVPIAQNISHYIEVMELEPNTGISYEIVDWINPQVACIETRDFGKQQIFVDSTRATVTDKPVGRIYGKKSSKVTDYTGQTLVIHDYAGYVPLYNEDFTYQYPDGLSPRNREFKILRQIADGHYIVNIPYADPQIVGIKWQSGIGFER from the coding sequence ATGATATCATTTAAAATACGAACCACAGGGAGTGATTTACATCGTCTTCCCGAATACAATTCATACGCAAATGGCACCATGAACCCTTACCATGACGAATTTGCACCGTTAAGTGTCCAAGGGACCATGAGTGGTTTAAAGAACGAATATGCGCTTGGAAATTGTACCTGGTATGCTTTTGGACGTATGCTTGAAGTTTTTACAATTCGGCCAGATTATCCATGGTGTCGATGGGATGCAAAGCGATGGGGTGACGGGGACGGTGCTGTCTCAAGTGATAAGCCTGAAGTAGGAGGTATTGTTGTCTTTGGTGTATCCGGTGATCCTGACGACTATGGCCATGTCGCTTTTATCGAAAAAATAGAAAATGGACGTGCATACTTATCGGAGTCCGCTTACAGTGAACGAACCAATGGATTCCTATTCAAATATGGACGTAGTATCCAGGATGTAGAGCATCAATGGGGTATGAAAGTCATTCGTTATCTTGCACCGCTTAAACCTGCAACATCTTATGAAGCGCCGGTCCCAAGCAAGAACACTAAAGGAAAATATATTAACCTATTACCGCTCAAAGATTATCCACGATATGGAACCTATGACATGGGTGTGGTGCCAATTGCACAAAATATCAGCCACTACATTGAGGTGATGGAACTTGAACCGAATACAGGGATTTCTTATGAGATTGTAGACTGGATAAATCCACAGGTAGCATGTATCGAAACACGTGATTTTGGAAAACAACAAATCTTTGTGGATTCAACACGTGCAACGGTTACGGATAAACCTGTTGGGCGTATCTATGGAAAGAAATCAAGCAAAGTCACAGATTACACAGGGCAAACCCTTGTCATTCATGACTACGCAGGATACGTACCGCTTTATAACGAAGACTTTACGTATCAATATCCTGATGGATTAAGTCCTCGTAATCGTGAGTTCAAAATCTTACGTCAAATCGCGGATGGTCATTACATCGTCAACATTCCTTATGCTGATCCGCAAATTGTAGGAATTAAGTGGCAATCAGGAATTGGATTCGAAAGATAG
- a CDS encoding hemolysin XhlA family protein, giving the protein MDDKELELLDAIHKVDKRVVNLESKIDDSVNGRFKDNERRLTKLEDNQRWLVLAFVGAIVGAIMKLVLE; this is encoded by the coding sequence ATGGATGATAAAGAACTTGAACTCTTAGATGCTATCCATAAAGTTGACAAGCGTGTAGTTAATCTAGAAAGTAAAATAGACGACTCTGTAAATGGACGTTTTAAAGACAATGAAAGACGTTTGACTAAGCTCGAAGATAATCAACGTTGGTTAGTATTGGCGTTTGTAGGGGCTATTGTAGGTGCTATTATGAAATTAGTATTAGAATAA
- a CDS encoding IS3 family transposase: MKKSEGNRKGAIFSKAKQEVKYLAVQELHHKHGWSIQWMCKVLKIARSSYYKWTHRVETSNEIENHELCNLILDYDELFGHILGYRRMTDWINELNSVQYNSKRIHRLMKMLGVKSVIRQKSKKYSRSTPEITAENILNRNFFAAKPNEKWLTDVTEFKIKGSSKKLYLSAIIDLYDLSVVAYQISDRNNNQLVFDTYHKAIARYPEAKPLFHSDRGFQYTSRAFRKQLEDQGVMQSMSRVGHCIDNGPMEGFWGTIKSEMYYPNEFSTRSELKKAIEVYIDFYNNKRLQKRFKNKTPMMVRTEALGTETPVVYAIPTNKKIEAYWSNIREKQMQSLVA, from the coding sequence ATTAAAAAAAGTGAAGGAAATCGAAAGGGGGCGATATTCTCCAAAGCAAAACAAGAAGTAAAGTATCTCGCAGTGCAGGAACTACATCATAAACATGGCTGGAGTATTCAGTGGATGTGTAAGGTACTTAAAATCGCAAGAAGTAGTTATTATAAATGGACGCATCGTGTTGAAACAAGCAATGAAATTGAAAATCATGAGCTTTGCAATCTCATTCTTGATTATGATGAACTATTTGGACATATCTTAGGCTATCGACGCATGACGGATTGGATCAATGAGTTGAATAGCGTTCAATATAACTCGAAGAGGATTCATAGACTCATGAAGATGCTAGGGGTGAAATCAGTGATTCGTCAAAAGTCTAAAAAATATTCACGAAGCACTCCTGAAATCACAGCTGAAAATATTTTAAATCGAAATTTCTTTGCCGCAAAACCGAATGAAAAATGGCTGACAGACGTCACAGAATTTAAGATTAAAGGTTCAAGTAAGAAACTATATCTCAGTGCGATTATTGATCTTTATGATTTAAGTGTTGTGGCGTATCAAATAAGTGATCGGAACAATAATCAACTTGTGTTTGATACTTATCATAAAGCTATCGCGAGATATCCAGAGGCAAAACCTTTATTTCACAGTGACCGCGGATTCCAATACACAAGTAGGGCATTTAGGAAACAGCTAGAAGATCAAGGAGTGATGCAAAGTATGTCTAGAGTGGGACATTGTATTGATAATGGTCCTATGGAAGGATTTTGGGGAACAATCAAATCAGAAATGTACTACCCTAATGAATTCAGTACAAGAAGCGAATTGAAGAAAGCAATTGAAGTGTATATTGATTTTTATAACAACAAGAGACTTCAGAAACGCTTCAAAAACAAAACACCAATGATGGTTCGAACTGAAGCGCTAGGAACAGAGACACCTGTAGTCTACGCGATTCCAACTAACAAGAAGATTGAAGCTTACTGGTCAAACATTAGAGAAAAACAAATGCAGTCACTTGTAGCATAA
- a CDS encoding helix-turn-helix domain-containing protein has product MGRKNKYPAEIKEQAINEYLNGIKGAPEIAEELSIDSSTLRSWVKKYQTYGIEVFSDKDRNKSYSKELKESAIRDYLEGAGSLKDISIKYGISSHEVLRGWIKKYNRLETIKDYDPKGEVYMTKGRKTTIEERQEIVAYCIEHDYDYKGTAERYELSYAQVYQWVKKYNELGDDGLLDKRGKRKQEDQLSNEERLERKVKLLERQLELKERENILLKKVKEIERGRYSPKQNKK; this is encoded by the coding sequence ATGGGGAGAAAGAATAAATATCCAGCCGAAATAAAAGAACAAGCAATTAATGAATATTTGAATGGCATAAAAGGTGCACCAGAAATAGCTGAAGAATTATCTATTGATTCTAGTACATTACGTAGTTGGGTGAAAAAGTATCAAACTTATGGTATTGAAGTTTTTTCAGATAAAGATCGAAACAAAAGTTATTCGAAAGAGCTCAAGGAATCCGCAATTAGGGATTATCTTGAAGGCGCAGGTTCTCTTAAAGATATTAGTATTAAATATGGTATAAGTTCCCATGAGGTTTTGCGCGGATGGATAAAAAAGTATAATAGACTTGAAACTATAAAGGATTACGATCCTAAAGGAGAAGTCTATATGACAAAAGGTAGAAAAACAACAATTGAGGAGCGTCAGGAAATTGTCGCATATTGTATTGAACATGACTACGATTATAAGGGGACTGCTGAGCGCTATGAACTTTCTTATGCTCAGGTTTATCAGTGGGTGAAAAAGTATAACGAATTGGGAGATGATGGTCTTCTTGATAAACGTGGCAAGCGAAAACAAGAAGATCAACTTAGTAATGAAGAACGTTTAGAACGTAAAGTAAAACTACTTGAAAGACAACTCGAACTGAAAGAACGCGAGAACATTCTATTAAAAAAAGTGAAGGAAATCGAAAGGGGGCGATATTCTCCAAAGCAAAACAAGAAGTAA
- a CDS encoding ribonuclease H1 domain-containing protein, whose amino-acid sequence MAKKYYAVGVGRETGVFETWHECQEMTNKYKGSKFRVFESEEEAQGYVNSFANIDGESTEPLDYDLLVSKCLENGSVVAFTDGSYSGKTEEAGYGIYILTNEYDPIEISDKVYTEKFQSTNNIGPEIFAVLNALQWAASNEYKKITIFHDLQLIGQWADGSYKAKSEIGILFLRELNEKYKTLLDVDFVWVRGHSGNKYNEKADRLAADAVKNRKPVGKYGPNSFYGTGVSKKSVMEIIETFKEKKDIKFDESAVPGGHKYQFLKNKEKLTVTFFDRKEAIWLQGKVNSLFSEFLSYYTENISMFEMVKAYSDAYKVSIKAKEVNEFITSLNLPSNYPKAAITLLQQSFLMRNLNRDEYDYSHYTSPAYRALEGHLKYLCNEAGFAVNRSNMGGQFNNNPNGDGTKVLSNRILKSHHLSGTIENVYNLVYSKRHPVSHFGDILVEGFEDTLLIPDLAEAHARIDEVFKLIVFS is encoded by the coding sequence ATGGCAAAAAAGTATTACGCAGTTGGGGTTGGTAGAGAAACAGGGGTTTTTGAAACATGGCATGAATGTCAAGAGATGACTAATAAGTATAAGGGATCTAAGTTCAGAGTTTTTGAATCTGAAGAGGAAGCACAAGGTTACGTTAATTCCTTTGCTAATATTGATGGTGAGTCTACCGAACCTTTAGATTATGATTTGCTTGTGTCTAAATGCTTAGAGAACGGAAGTGTAGTAGCGTTTACGGATGGCTCCTACAGTGGTAAGACAGAAGAGGCTGGGTATGGAATCTATATATTGACAAATGAATATGACCCAATTGAAATATCGGATAAAGTTTATACTGAAAAATTTCAATCGACCAATAATATCGGTCCTGAAATTTTTGCGGTCCTAAATGCGTTGCAATGGGCTGCTTCGAATGAGTACAAAAAAATTACGATTTTTCATGATTTGCAATTAATAGGTCAATGGGCAGATGGATCATATAAGGCAAAAAGTGAAATTGGTATATTATTTTTACGTGAATTAAATGAGAAATACAAAACATTGTTGGATGTCGATTTTGTTTGGGTTCGAGGACATTCAGGAAATAAGTATAATGAAAAGGCAGATCGTTTAGCTGCCGATGCAGTGAAGAATCGTAAACCGGTCGGAAAATATGGGCCAAACTCTTTTTATGGAACTGGTGTTTCAAAAAAGTCAGTTATGGAAATAATCGAAACTTTTAAAGAGAAAAAAGATATTAAATTTGATGAATCTGCCGTTCCGGGAGGACATAAGTACCAGTTTTTAAAAAATAAAGAGAAGTTAACCGTCACTTTTTTTGATAGAAAAGAAGCTATTTGGTTACAAGGGAAAGTTAACAGCCTCTTTTCAGAATTTCTTTCTTATTACACTGAAAATATTTCTATGTTTGAAATGGTGAAAGCATATAGTGATGCATATAAGGTAAGTATAAAAGCTAAAGAAGTGAATGAATTTATAACTTCACTTAATTTGCCGTCTAATTATCCGAAAGCAGCTATTACGCTATTGCAACAAAGTTTTTTAATGAGAAATTTAAATAGAGACGAATATGATTATTCTCACTATACAAGTCCCGCTTATAGAGCATTAGAAGGTCATTTAAAGTATCTGTGTAACGAAGCAGGATTTGCTGTTAATAGATCTAATATGGGAGGTCAGTTTAATAACAACCCAAATGGTGATGGGACGAAAGTATTATCAAACCGGATTCTTAAGTCTCATCATTTGTCAGGAACTATTGAAAATGTTTATAATTTAGTCTATTCGAAAAGACATCCTGTTTCTCATTTTGGAGACATTTTAGTAGAAGGGTTTGAAGATACACTCCTTATTCCAGACTTAGCCGAAGCGCATGCACGCATTGATGAAGTATTTAAATTAATAGTTTTCTCTTAA
- a CDS encoding IS3 family transposase yields the protein MENWFSQLKEECIRIGGITTKHNTIKKIKKYVQWYNTERIQKDLGYISPNDYKSIFFYNEA from the coding sequence ATAGAAAATTGGTTTTCGCAATTAAAGGAAGAATGTATTCGAATTGGAGGAATAACTACAAAACATAATACAATAAAGAAAATAAAAAAATACGTTCAGTGGTATAACACCGAACGTATTCAAAAAGACCTAGGATACATAAGTCCTAACGATTATAAATCTATTTTTTTTTATAACGAAGCTTGA
- a CDS encoding helix-turn-helix transcriptional regulator, whose amino-acid sequence MERKPLRLILSEFVADEVQKTGLSVRGFAKKAGVSHSTIQKLKYPNSGGVRLDIVDELLINLGVTFKEIIDKYGEYK is encoded by the coding sequence ATGGAGAGAAAGCCACTCAGATTGATACTTTCTGAGTTTGTGGCTGATGAAGTTCAAAAAACTGGTTTGAGTGTTAGAGGGTTTGCCAAAAAAGCTGGTGTTTCACATTCGACAATTCAGAAACTAAAATATCCAAATTCTGGTGGTGTACGACTCGATATTGTTGATGAGCTCTTAATCAACCTTGGTGTTACATTTAAAGAAATCATCGATAAATATGGTGAGTATAAGTAA